In Halarcobacter bivalviorum, a genomic segment contains:
- the accB gene encoding acetyl-CoA carboxylase biotin carboxyl carrier protein gives MDFREIKEIIRVFDKSELSKLKVKEGEFEISMQKGFEGGTVVTSAPVATAAPVVAAAPLAVAATTEAAPAAISGDTINSPMVGTFYSAPSPEASDFVKKGDTVKKGQTLCILEAMKIMNEVEAEFDCKIVDILVENGNPVEYDMPLFVVEKL, from the coding sequence ATGGATTTCAGAGAAATTAAAGAGATAATTAGAGTTTTCGATAAAAGTGAATTAAGTAAATTAAAAGTAAAAGAAGGTGAATTTGAAATTTCTATGCAAAAAGGTTTTGAAGGAGGAACTGTTGTAACTTCTGCTCCTGTTGCTACTGCTGCACCAGTTGTTGCTGCTGCGCCTCTTGCTGTAGCTGCTACAACTGAAGCTGCACCTGCTGCAATTTCTGGAGATACAATTAACTCTCCAATGGTTGGAACTTTCTATTCTGCTCCATCACCAGAAGCATCTGATTTTGTTAAAAAAGGTGACACAGTTAAAAAAGGTCAAACACTTTGTATTTTAGAAGCTATGAAAATTATGAATGAAGTTGAAGCTGAATTTGATTGTAAAATTGTTGATATCTTAGTTGAGAATGGAAATCCAGTAGAATACGATATGCCATTATTTGTAGTAGAAAAACTATAA
- a CDS encoding AEC family transporter — MIDALLSVATIYILIVIGFIFKRVFKDEVKEKSFVLLNLYFLQPILIFWGLTRAPINDEFIISPLIYAVAVFITLFFAFFYSKKIFKDYQDRSIFLASSLVGNTGNLGIPLGIALFGEASVPYTSILNIANMFYIYIFSVYFFAGEKFKFTDALKEIFKIPAIHAAILALLFNYYGFTLNENFEKVFTMGAYAAIVMQLIVFGIFMSQVRIRSANWNLSINITLFKHIILPIIGLFVIVYFKIDPFVGAIIFLELIVPLAVNNVNLSALYNCKPIDTTFAVIISTLSFIGFMAVYIIVIDKFFGV, encoded by the coding sequence ATCATAGACGCACTTTTATCTGTCGCAACAATCTATATTCTTATTGTTATTGGTTTCATTTTTAAAAGAGTTTTTAAAGATGAAGTAAAAGAGAAAAGTTTCGTTCTTTTAAATTTATACTTTTTACAACCTATACTTATTTTTTGGGGATTAACAAGAGCTCCTATAAATGATGAATTTATAATTTCACCTTTAATTTATGCAGTTGCTGTATTTATAACACTATTTTTTGCATTTTTTTACTCAAAGAAAATCTTTAAAGACTATCAAGACCGTTCTATCTTTTTAGCCTCATCATTAGTTGGAAATACTGGAAACTTAGGTATTCCCCTTGGAATCGCTCTTTTTGGTGAAGCTTCAGTTCCATATACTTCTATTTTAAATATTGCAAATATGTTTTATATCTATATCTTTTCAGTTTACTTCTTTGCAGGTGAGAAGTTTAAATTCACTGATGCACTAAAAGAGATATTTAAAATACCAGCTATTCATGCAGCTATTTTAGCTCTTTTATTTAACTATTATGGTTTTACTCTAAATGAAAACTTTGAAAAAGTTTTTACTATGGGAGCATATGCTGCAATAGTTATGCAACTAATTGTATTTGGTATCTTTATGTCACAAGTAAGAATCAGAAGTGCAAATTGGAATCTTTCAATCAATATAACTCTTTTTAAACATATTATACTTCCAATAATTGGTTTATTTGTAATTGTTTATTTTAAAATTGATCCCTTTGTTGGTGCAATCATCTTTTTAGAACTAATTGTTCCCCTTGCAGTTAATAATGTAAATTTATCAGCTTTATACAATTGTAAGCCTATAGATACAACTTTTGCAGTAATTATTAGTACTCTTAGTTTTATTGGCTTTATGGCTGTTTATATTATCGTTATCGATAAGTTTTTTGGAGTATAA
- a CDS encoding class I SAM-dependent methyltransferase: MISIDNHKFYKKAIDKYGVSAKGVHWQSQFTQYLRFEVLNSFIKEQIKDSTIIDAGCGFAEYLNYLKKSNLKPKQYIGLDVEQKMITLSKERFPSEKFLVKDILKDSLPKADYYVCSGAMNILRKKQMFKFIQNCLEASTKGFVFNFLKSHTLNDVDYRHIIDFCEGLNKEIEIKDYYLDNDMSIFIKHLTN; encoded by the coding sequence ATGATAAGTATTGATAATCATAAGTTTTATAAAAAAGCAATAGATAAATATGGGGTTAGTGCAAAGGGTGTGCATTGGCAATCTCAATTTACTCAGTATCTAAGGTTTGAAGTCTTAAACTCTTTTATAAAAGAGCAGATAAAAGATTCAACTATCATAGATGCAGGATGTGGTTTTGCTGAGTATTTAAACTACTTAAAAAAATCAAATCTTAAACCTAAACAATATATTGGTCTTGATGTTGAACAAAAGATGATAACTTTAAGTAAAGAGAGATTTCCTAGTGAAAAATTTCTTGTAAAAGATATTTTAAAAGACTCTCTTCCTAAAGCTGACTACTATGTTTGTAGTGGAGCTATGAATATTCTTAGAAAAAAACAGATGTTTAAATTTATACAAAACTGCTTAGAAGCTTCAACAAAAGGTTTTGTATTTAACTTCTTAAAGTCTCATACTTTGAATGATGTTGATTATAGACATATAATTGATTTTTGCGAGGGTTTAAATAAGGAAATTGAGATAAAAGATTACTATTTAGACAATGATATGAGTATTTTTATTAAACACTTAACTAATTAG
- a CDS encoding acetyl-CoA carboxylase biotin carboxylase subunit: MAEIKKILIANRGEIVQRAIRTIREMGKKSVAVYSAGDKNASYLKHADEAICIGDVKSIDSYLNIPAIITAAEITGCDAIFPGYGFLSENQDFVEICRLHNIKFIGPSVEVMEKMADKSKAKAEMVKAGVPVVPGSDGAVHSVEEGKKVALEIGYPIMAKAAAGGGGRGMRLIESEEKFEQLFTAASSEALAAFGDGTMYLERFINKPRHIEVQVVGDSHGNAIHIGERDCSLQRRHQKVIEESPAILLNDETRKHLHDVAVKATKYLKYEGAGTFEFLADDQQNIYFMEMNTRLQVEHPVSEMVSGIDIIELMIKVAEGEKLPPQESIKFRGHSIEVRITAEDPNSFLPCPGKVKQWFVPGGRNVRVDSHVYAGYVVPPYYDSMIGKLIVWGRDREKAINIMKRALNEFEVEGIKTTIPFHKKMMENEDFLSNNYDTKYLEGYKSLDDI, encoded by the coding sequence ATGGCTGAAATTAAAAAAATTCTAATTGCTAATAGAGGTGAAATAGTTCAAAGAGCTATTAGAACTATTAGAGAAATGGGTAAAAAATCTGTTGCTGTTTATTCTGCAGGAGATAAAAATGCTTCATACTTAAAACATGCAGATGAAGCAATTTGTATTGGTGATGTTAAATCTATTGATTCATATCTAAATATTCCAGCAATTATTACTGCTGCTGAAATTACTGGTTGTGATGCAATTTTCCCAGGTTATGGTTTCCTTTCTGAAAATCAAGACTTTGTAGAAATTTGTAGACTTCACAATATTAAATTTATTGGTCCTTCTGTTGAAGTAATGGAAAAAATGGCTGATAAATCTAAAGCTAAAGCAGAAATGGTAAAAGCTGGTGTTCCAGTTGTACCAGGTTCTGATGGAGCTGTTCATTCTGTTGAAGAAGGTAAAAAAGTTGCATTAGAAATTGGTTACCCAATTATGGCAAAAGCTGCTGCTGGTGGTGGTGGAAGAGGAATGAGACTTATTGAGTCTGAAGAGAAATTTGAACAACTTTTCACTGCTGCATCTTCTGAAGCTCTAGCTGCTTTTGGTGATGGAACTATGTATTTAGAAAGATTTATCAATAAACCAAGACATATTGAAGTTCAAGTAGTTGGTGACTCTCATGGAAATGCAATTCATATTGGTGAAAGAGATTGTTCATTACAGAGAAGACACCAAAAAGTTATTGAAGAATCACCTGCAATTTTATTAAATGATGAAACAAGAAAACATTTACATGATGTTGCAGTTAAAGCTACAAAATATTTAAAATATGAAGGTGCAGGAACATTTGAATTCTTAGCAGATGACCAACAAAACATCTACTTTATGGAAATGAATACTAGACTTCAAGTTGAACACCCAGTTTCAGAAATGGTTTCTGGAATTGATATCATTGAATTAATGATTAAAGTAGCAGAAGGTGAGAAATTACCACCTCAAGAATCAATCAAATTTAGAGGACACTCTATTGAAGTAAGAATTACTGCTGAAGATCCAAACTCTTTCTTACCTTGTCCAGGAAAAGTTAAACAATGGTTTGTACCAGGAGGAAGAAACGTAAGAGTTGATTCTCATGTTTATGCTGGATATGTAGTACCTCCTTATTATGACTCAATGATTGGAAAATTAATCGTATGGGGAAGAGATAGAGAAAAAGCTATCAATATTATGAAAAGAGCTTTAAATGAGTTCGAAGTAGAAGGAATTAAAACTACTATTCCATTCCACAAAAAAATGATGGAAAATGAAGATTTTCTTTCTAATAACTATGATACAAAATACCTTGAAGGGTATAAAAGTCTAGATGACATCTAA
- a CDS encoding lactate utilization protein B produces the protein MSVLHNHPLKAKEFVANDERMHWHDQALWFVREKRDRTTKTIPEWEQLRYFADQIKTHTMANLDKYLLEFEKNANAKGIKVHFAKDAQEHNEIVHRILSENNVKKVVKSKSMLTEECHLNPFLESKGMEVVDTDLGERIVQLRNEPPSHIVLPAIHLKKQDVSDTFHEKMGTEKGNYDPTYLTRAARADLRQKFLDADAGITGVNFAIANTGGVVVCTNEGNADMGASLPKLHIACMGIEKVIPRLKDLSVFTRLLARSATGQAITSYTSHFHGPVEGGQMHIVIVDNKRTPFLQSTKYKKALNCIRCGACMNTCPIYRRSGGHSYDYVIPGPIGSTLATFRDPKKHKTLSFACTLCGSCSNVCPVKIDLDSQLYSHRQDLREKNIISNQKRLSMQFASWLMSKPALFDFVGKVARKIVPLLPKVMIYNRFNTWGKQRDIPEMPKKSFKELYKEEFSNDK, from the coding sequence ATGAGTGTTTTACACAATCACCCACTAAAAGCAAAAGAGTTTGTAGCAAATGATGAAAGAATGCATTGGCATGATCAAGCTTTATGGTTTGTAAGAGAAAAAAGGGATAGAACAACAAAAACAATTCCAGAATGGGAGCAATTAAGATATTTTGCTGACCAAATAAAAACTCATACAATGGCAAATTTAGATAAATATCTTTTAGAGTTTGAAAAAAATGCAAATGCTAAAGGAATTAAAGTACACTTTGCAAAAGATGCACAAGAGCACAATGAGATTGTACATAGAATTTTAAGTGAAAACAATGTAAAAAAAGTTGTTAAGTCAAAATCTATGTTAACAGAAGAGTGTCACTTAAATCCTTTCTTAGAATCAAAAGGTATGGAAGTTGTTGATACAGATTTAGGTGAAAGAATTGTTCAACTTAGAAATGAACCACCTTCACATATCGTTCTTCCAGCAATTCACTTAAAAAAACAAGATGTTTCTGATACTTTCCATGAAAAAATGGGTACAGAAAAAGGAAATTATGACCCAACTTATTTAACAAGAGCAGCAAGAGCTGACTTAAGACAAAAGTTTTTAGATGCAGATGCTGGTATTACAGGGGTTAACTTTGCCATTGCAAATACTGGGGGAGTTGTGGTTTGTACAAATGAAGGTAATGCAGATATGGGTGCTTCCTTACCAAAACTTCATATTGCCTGTATGGGAATTGAAAAAGTGATTCCAAGACTTAAAGATTTATCTGTATTTACAAGATTACTTGCAAGGTCTGCAACAGGTCAAGCTATTACTTCATATACATCTCATTTTCATGGTCCAGTAGAAGGTGGACAAATGCATATTGTAATTGTAGATAATAAAAGAACACCATTTTTACAATCTACAAAATATAAAAAAGCATTAAACTGTATTAGATGTGGGGCTTGTATGAATACTTGTCCTATTTATAGAAGATCTGGTGGTCACTCTTATGATTATGTTATTCCAGGACCAATTGGTTCTACATTAGCAACTTTTAGAGACCCTAAAAAACATAAAACTCTATCTTTTGCATGTACACTTTGTGGTTCATGTTCAAATGTGTGTCCTGTAAAAATTGATTTAGACTCACAATTATATTCACATAGACAAGATTTAAGAGAGAAAAATATTATCTCTAATCAAAAAAGATTATCTATGCAGTTTGCTTCTTGGTTAATGAGTAAACCAGCACTATTTGATTTTGTTGGAAAAGTAGCAAGAAAAATAGTACCACTTTTACCAAAAGTGATGATTTATAATAGATTTAATACATGGGGAAAACAAAGAGATATCCCTGAAATGCCTAAAAAAAGTTTTAAAGAACTTTATAAAGAGGAGTTTTCAAATGACAAGTAA
- a CDS encoding LutC/YkgG family protein: MTSKDLILNSIRTNNVVKDTPLPDYSNFGLTFEDKYAQFSTMLESVGGKALFVKKEALDETVKSLYPEEKVIASNVEDFTLGNFDANEEEDPHNLKDVDLAVLRGEFAVSENGAVWVKNKDNRHRALYFIAQNIILVLDKSAIVNNMHEAYELISFDEPSYGAFISGPSKTADIEQSLVIGAHGPKSGYVIFVE, from the coding sequence ATGACAAGTAAAGATTTAATTTTAAATAGTATTAGAACGAATAATGTTGTGAAAGATACTCCTCTTCCAGATTATTCAAACTTTGGTCTAACTTTTGAGGATAAATATGCTCAGTTTTCTACAATGCTTGAATCAGTTGGTGGGAAAGCACTATTTGTTAAAAAAGAGGCTTTAGATGAAACTGTAAAATCTTTGTATCCAGAAGAAAAAGTGATAGCTTCAAATGTTGAGGATTTTACTTTAGGAAACTTTGATGCAAATGAAGAAGAAGACCCTCATAATTTAAAAGATGTTGATTTAGCAGTTTTAAGAGGTGAATTTGCAGTTTCAGAAAATGGAGCTGTTTGGGTAAAAAATAAAGATAATAGACATAGAGCTTTATATTTTATTGCACAAAATATCATTTTAGTATTAGATAAAAGTGCAATAGTAAATAATATGCATGAAGCTTATGAGTTAATATCTTTTGATGAACCATCATATGGGGCTTTTATTAGTGGTCCATCAAAAACAGCTGATATTGAACAATCATTAGTTATTGGAGCTCATGGTCCAAAATCAGGATATGTAATTTTCGTAGAATAG
- a CDS encoding DEAD/DEAH box helicase, producing MTFNEFNFKENLQKAIDDAGFKEPSPIQRDAIPVVLNGKDIVGQAHTGTGKTAAFGLPIINMMKCNRNVEAVVIVPTRELAMQVSDELFRFGKNLGINTATVYGGQSYTRQLKHIENAGIIVATPGRFLDLLKGQKINIKPSFVVLDEADEMLDMGFLDDIKEIFTYLPENRQTLLFSATMPEAIKKLAKSILKEPEFITITKSEITNSKITQTFYVVDEHERDDALIRLYDFKNPEKSIIFCRTKKEVDRLSTFLVSQGFSAKGLHGDMEQRQREEAINAFKKKKLEILIATDVAARGLDVNDVTHVFNYHLPFDSESYVHRIGRTGRAGKDGTAVSIVTPHEFRMLQKIQKATGGKLEAKVIPNVASVKEKKTDSLKSKIIDQKVYDSGIDLVESMKEEYDLSTIAHKLASLLTNDTYVKGNNNIGKSEKDITRLFERLKDDRDSKDSRGYGRRRNNNRNSNSRNSRSDSRRRPRRR from the coding sequence ATGACTTTTAATGAATTTAATTTCAAAGAAAACTTACAAAAAGCAATTGATGACGCAGGATTTAAAGAACCAAGTCCAATTCAAAGAGATGCAATCCCTGTAGTATTAAACGGAAAAGATATTGTAGGACAAGCACACACTGGTACTGGTAAAACTGCTGCATTTGGACTTCCTATCATAAATATGATGAAGTGTAATAGAAATGTTGAAGCTGTGGTAATTGTACCAACAAGAGAACTTGCTATGCAAGTTTCTGATGAACTTTTTAGATTTGGTAAAAACTTAGGGATTAATACTGCTACTGTTTATGGTGGACAATCATATACAAGACAATTAAAACATATTGAAAATGCAGGTATTATTGTTGCAACTCCTGGTAGATTTTTAGATTTACTAAAGGGTCAAAAAATTAATATCAAACCATCATTTGTAGTTCTTGATGAAGCAGATGAAATGCTTGATATGGGATTCTTAGATGATATTAAAGAAATCTTTACATATCTTCCAGAGAATAGACAAACTCTTCTTTTCTCTGCAACTATGCCAGAAGCAATTAAAAAATTAGCAAAATCAATTCTAAAAGAGCCTGAGTTTATTACGATTACAAAATCAGAAATTACAAACTCAAAAATCACACAAACATTTTATGTAGTTGATGAACATGAAAGAGATGATGCACTAATTAGACTTTATGATTTTAAAAACCCAGAAAAATCTATTATTTTCTGTAGAACAAAAAAAGAAGTTGATAGACTTTCTACTTTTTTAGTTTCTCAAGGGTTCTCTGCAAAGGGACTTCATGGAGATATGGAGCAAAGACAAAGAGAAGAAGCTATTAATGCATTTAAAAAGAAAAAATTAGAGATTCTTATTGCAACAGATGTTGCAGCAAGAGGATTAGATGTAAATGATGTAACTCACGTATTTAACTACCATTTACCATTTGATTCAGAATCTTATGTACATAGAATTGGAAGAACTGGAAGAGCTGGGAAAGATGGAACAGCTGTTTCTATTGTTACTCCACATGAATTTAGAATGTTACAAAAGATTCAAAAAGCAACTGGTGGAAAACTAGAAGCAAAAGTTATTCCAAATGTAGCTTCAGTAAAAGAAAAGAAAACAGATAGTTTAAAAAGCAAAATCATTGACCAAAAAGTTTATGACTCAGGAATTGATTTAGTTGAGAGTATGAAAGAAGAGTATGACTTATCTACAATTGCTCATAAACTTGCTTCTTTACTTACAAATGATACATATGTAAAAGGAAACAATAATATTGGTAAATCTGAAAAAGATATTACAAGATTATTTGAAAGACTTAAAGACGATAGAGACTCTAAAGACTCTAGAGGATATGGTAGAAGAAGAAATAATAATAGAAACTCTAACTCTAGAAATAGTAGAAGTGATTCTAGAAGAAGACCTAGAAGAAGATAA
- a CDS encoding (Fe-S)-binding protein: protein MKVGLFIPCFMNELYPNSAMATLRLLKKFNLDVEYPMDQTCCGQPMANSGCSKDMKNLALRFVEIFKEFDYIVAPTGSCVTMVKDHYKPFFDEDDKDYNKVKTSIYEVCEFLHDIIKVEKIDSYFPHKVGVHNSCHGHRGLKLGSPSELNIPKNNKLKNLLSLVEGIELIELNRDDECCGFGGTFSVTEEDISVAMGRDRIKDHIDSNVEIMTGADMSCLMHMQGLINRENKPLKIMHITEILAGEE, encoded by the coding sequence ATGAAAGTAGGATTATTTATTCCCTGTTTTATGAATGAGTTATATCCAAATAGTGCAATGGCAACACTAAGATTATTAAAGAAATTTAATCTTGATGTTGAGTACCCAATGGATCAAACCTGTTGTGGGCAACCAATGGCAAATTCTGGTTGTTCTAAAGATATGAAAAACTTAGCATTAAGATTTGTTGAGATTTTTAAAGAGTTTGATTATATTGTTGCACCAACTGGTTCATGTGTAACGATGGTAAAAGACCATTACAAACCCTTCTTTGATGAAGATGATAAAGATTATAATAAAGTTAAAACTTCTATTTATGAAGTGTGTGAATTTCTACATGATATTATAAAAGTAGAAAAAATAGATTCATATTTCCCTCATAAAGTTGGAGTTCATAACTCATGTCACGGGCATAGAGGTCTAAAATTAGGAAGTCCTAGTGAATTAAATATTCCTAAAAACAATAAACTAAAAAATCTACTTAGTTTAGTAGAGGGAATAGAACTTATTGAACTAAATAGAGATGATGAATGCTGTGGTTTTGGAGGAACATTCAGTGTAACTGAAGAAGATATCTCTGTTGCAATGGGAAGAGATAGAATAAAAGACCATATAGATTCAAATGTTGAAATTATGACAGGTGCAGATATGTCTTGTCTTATGCATATGCAAGGTTTAATCAATAGAGAAAATAAACCTTTAAAAATTATGCATATTACAGAGATTTTAGCAGGGGAGGAATAA
- a CDS encoding inorganic phosphate transporter — MLVFLWSYTSHGDVPNNTFLIIGAVFGAYMAMNIGANDVANNVGPAVGSKAMTLMWAIVIAAIFEAAGAFIAGGDVVKTIKKGIIDPALITNPEIFIWAMTAALLSAALWLNFATSIGAPVSTTHSIVGGVMGAGIAAAGFAIVSWGTMGKIAASWVISPLLGGIIAAGFLYFIKKNIIFKKDLLEEARKFVPILVAVMSWAFSTYLILKGVKKLIKLDFLTASLIGIAIAVAVYFFVKPLVIKASEKISNDREGVNSLFTIPLIFAAALLSFAHGANDVANAIGPLAAINDAVMSSEISSKVDIPFWVMAVGAIGISIGLALYGPRLIKTVGSEITELDQIRAFSIAMAAAITVILASQLGLPVSSTHIAVGGVFGVGFLREWIDSSESRFIADTRKRFKRDKKILDDYEDELKSLENLKDKKKTDYIRIAELYRNIEEKVEQVKQEKRDFKSAKKVKYVKRDAVKKIIAAWVITVPAAALLSAAIFFMIKGIMS; from the coding sequence ATGTTAGTTTTCTTATGGAGCTATACATCACATGGAGATGTTCCTAACAACACATTTTTAATCATTGGTGCTGTTTTTGGTGCTTATATGGCAATGAATATTGGTGCAAATGATGTTGCAAACAATGTAGGTCCAGCTGTTGGATCTAAAGCTATGACTTTAATGTGGGCAATTGTTATTGCTGCTATCTTTGAAGCTGCTGGCGCGTTTATTGCTGGTGGAGATGTTGTAAAAACTATCAAAAAGGGTATTATAGACCCTGCTTTAATTACAAATCCAGAAATTTTTATTTGGGCTATGACAGCTGCACTTTTATCTGCTGCATTATGGCTTAACTTTGCTACTTCAATTGGTGCTCCTGTTTCAACTACACACTCAATTGTTGGTGGAGTTATGGGTGCTGGTATTGCTGCTGCTGGTTTTGCTATTGTTTCATGGGGAACAATGGGTAAAATTGCTGCTTCATGGGTTATCTCTCCCCTACTTGGAGGAATCATTGCTGCTGGTTTTCTTTACTTTATTAAAAAGAATATTATCTTTAAAAAAGATTTACTTGAAGAAGCTAGAAAATTTGTTCCTATCCTTGTTGCTGTAATGTCTTGGGCTTTCTCTACATATTTAATTTTAAAAGGTGTAAAAAAGCTAATCAAACTTGACTTTTTAACAGCTTCATTAATTGGTATTGCAATTGCTGTTGCTGTTTACTTTTTTGTAAAACCACTTGTAATAAAAGCAAGTGAAAAAATCTCAAATGATAGAGAAGGTGTTAACTCACTATTTACTATCCCTTTAATCTTTGCTGCTGCTTTACTTTCATTTGCCCATGGAGCAAATGATGTTGCAAATGCAATTGGACCATTAGCAGCTATTAATGATGCTGTAATGAGTAGTGAAATCTCTTCTAAAGTTGATATTCCATTTTGGGTTATGGCTGTAGGAGCGATTGGTATTTCTATTGGTCTTGCTCTTTATGGACCAAGGTTAATTAAAACAGTTGGTTCTGAAATTACAGAATTAGACCAAATTAGAGCTTTCTCTATTGCTATGGCTGCTGCTATTACTGTAATTCTAGCTTCTCAGTTAGGACTTCCAGTTTCTTCAACACATATTGCTGTTGGTGGAGTTTTTGGTGTAGGTTTCCTAAGAGAATGGATTGATTCTTCAGAATCAAGATTTATTGCAGATACAAGAAAAAGATTTAAAAGAGATAAAAAAATCTTAGATGATTATGAAGATGAGTTAAAATCATTAGAGAATCTAAAAGATAAAAAGAAAACTGACTATATTAGAATTGCTGAACTTTATAGAAATATTGAAGAAAAAGTTGAGCAAGTAAAACAAGAAAAAAGAGATTTCAAATCAGCTAAAAAAGTTAAATATGTAAAAAGAGATGCTGTTAAGAAAATCATTGCTGCTTGGGTAATTACTGTTCCAGCTGCTGCTTTACTTTCTGCTGCTATTTTCTTCATGATTAAAGGTATCATGAGCTAA
- a CDS encoding deoxycytidylate deaminase, with translation MISDRNFINIAHEIASASKCVSKQVGAVIVKDGRILSTGYNGTPTGYINCSEHWNSEYTKDHHDWSKTYEIHAEMNALIWAARKGISIEDATIYVTLEPCSECSKNLIAAGIKRIVYDRAYEHTNSEVVSKFIKDNGVIIEQIK, from the coding sequence ATGATTAGTGATAGAAACTTTATCAATATTGCACATGAAATTGCAAGTGCTTCTAAATGTGTATCAAAACAAGTAGGTGCAGTAATTGTAAAAGATGGAAGAATTCTTTCCACTGGATATAATGGTACACCAACTGGTTATATAAATTGTAGTGAACATTGGAATTCAGAATATACAAAAGATCATCATGATTGGTCTAAAACATATGAGATTCATGCAGAAATGAATGCTCTAATTTGGGCAGCAAGAAAGGGAATCTCAATAGAAGATGCAACTATTTATGTAACTTTAGAACCTTGTAGTGAGTGTTCAAAAAATTTAATTGCAGCTGGAATTAAAAGAATAGTCTATGATAGAGCATATGAACATACAAATTCAGAAGTTGTTTCAAAATTTATAAAAGACAACGGTGTAATTATAGAACAAATAAAATGA